In Rhizobium sp. ZPR4, a genomic segment contains:
- a CDS encoding ABC transporter substrate-binding protein produces MPAFAQAKTLTVSWWGYNGEKMQANIIEPFKKICGCDVVFETGNNADRLNKLKLRGGKGIDVIYLTDSYSQLGIQQSLFQEVDRSKIPNLADLYDIAKAPQGNYGPAYTIGRVGIVYDTAKVNPPITSWNDLWRDDLKGAVSLPGITTTGGPLTVLEAGKHADVDPYADADKAFEAIEALKPNVVKNYNTGSELVNLISTGEAKVAITQDFVLSSLRAAVPTMAWADLKEGDIAVLNTVNIPKGSENVELAHQFINFILSKDVQQAEAEQGVDAPVSTKVVLPPEKAKLWTYGADMIAKLSRIDYEKLIEAQSDWVDRWNEIFGM; encoded by the coding sequence ATGCCGGCCTTCGCCCAGGCAAAGACCCTGACCGTTTCCTGGTGGGGCTATAATGGCGAGAAGATGCAGGCCAACATCATCGAGCCCTTCAAGAAGATCTGCGGCTGCGACGTCGTTTTCGAGACCGGCAACAATGCCGATCGCCTCAACAAGCTGAAGCTGCGCGGCGGCAAGGGCATCGACGTCATCTATCTCACCGACAGCTATTCGCAGCTCGGCATCCAGCAGAGCCTCTTCCAGGAAGTCGACCGCAGCAAGATCCCGAACCTTGCCGACCTCTACGATATCGCCAAGGCGCCGCAGGGCAATTACGGCCCCGCTTACACAATCGGCCGCGTCGGTATCGTCTACGATACGGCGAAAGTGAACCCGCCGATCACCTCCTGGAACGATCTGTGGCGCGATGACCTGAAGGGCGCCGTTTCTCTTCCCGGCATCACCACGACAGGCGGGCCGCTGACCGTGCTCGAAGCCGGCAAGCATGCCGACGTCGATCCCTATGCCGATGCCGACAAGGCCTTTGAAGCCATCGAGGCGCTGAAGCCGAATGTGGTCAAGAACTACAATACCGGCTCCGAGCTGGTGAACCTGATCTCGACAGGCGAGGCCAAGGTGGCGATAACGCAGGACTTCGTTCTGTCATCCCTGCGCGCGGCCGTTCCGACGATGGCCTGGGCCGATCTGAAGGAGGGCGATATCGCCGTCCTCAACACCGTCAATATTCCGAAGGGCTCGGAAAACGTCGAGCTTGCGCACCAGTTCATCAACTTCATCTTGTCGAAGGACGTGCAGCAGGCGGAAGCCGAACAGGGCGTCGATGCACCGGTTTCGACCAAGGTGGTGCTGCCGCCGGAAAAGGCCAAGCTCTGGACCTACGGCGCCGACATGATCGCCAAGCTCAGCCGCATCGATTATGAGAAGCTGATCGAGGCGCAGTCGGACTGGGTCGATCGCTGGAACGAGATCTTCGGCATGTAA
- a CDS encoding adenine deaminase C-terminal domain-containing protein gives MTSPKITLPDDLLVNAADEVLIRQDLTLTALGRRPADRLLRVGKLLDVHSRTWLDDQEIVIKGRRIAYVGPAGSYQGEVSERVHEPHLVAVPGFGEAHKHIESSHLTPEWEAALVMPHGVTWTCEASHEFSNVNGARNLEFWLEARRRGSPMKIFPLPGSAVPPTAYEWGGGHFGYDEQKSFLSESLMVAGLDEVMDWPSVSNPENPAYDRLWGMIRATFEQRGVVEGHGAGLRDLASINAFAGAGLASDHEGWFLDEIWEKLTHGLFIELRPHSLPEVIQGLIDKGLSDWSQIAFVTDDRSASDTLKMGATDHNVRLAIENGLAPEIAIQCVTINPARHMRLTPWVGSIAPGRFADIVLLDDVKALSIAKVWADGRPASEDKTFIGIRPEIDWPAWATQTVRIDRVVRAEDFRIAAPSDAATAKAALLRPFHWADDFITMNLPVRDGAVQRDHDRNVTKFAIVDRFSGEAKVARMFWLGTGPRTPDTALGATLGHDKHNIWVVGSSDEAMAMVANALKEQQGGWVLVSGGKVVARVRYEVGGLMTARSAEELDTQMQALYKAGAEIDWMYEPTFSPRWWPGFPERLSFATLTCAPWRWVLVAPSERAPEGFVNVATGETHPVVW, from the coding sequence ATGACATCCCCGAAAATAACCCTTCCCGACGATCTGCTCGTCAATGCGGCAGACGAAGTGCTGATCCGCCAGGATCTGACGCTGACCGCCCTCGGCCGTCGTCCGGCGGATCGACTGCTGCGCGTCGGCAAGCTGTTGGATGTGCATAGCCGCACCTGGCTGGACGATCAGGAAATCGTCATCAAGGGCCGGCGTATTGCCTATGTCGGCCCGGCCGGCAGCTATCAGGGCGAGGTGAGCGAGCGCGTGCACGAGCCGCATCTCGTTGCCGTCCCCGGCTTCGGCGAGGCGCACAAGCATATCGAAAGCTCGCATCTGACGCCGGAATGGGAAGCGGCTCTGGTCATGCCGCATGGCGTCACCTGGACCTGCGAGGCGAGCCATGAATTCTCCAATGTCAACGGCGCCCGCAATCTGGAATTCTGGCTGGAAGCGCGCCGCCGCGGCTCGCCGATGAAGATTTTTCCGCTGCCCGGATCGGCCGTGCCGCCGACCGCCTATGAATGGGGCGGCGGTCATTTCGGCTATGACGAGCAGAAATCCTTTCTCAGCGAAAGCCTGATGGTGGCCGGCCTGGACGAGGTCATGGATTGGCCGTCGGTCAGCAATCCGGAGAATCCGGCTTACGATCGTCTCTGGGGCATGATCCGGGCGACGTTCGAGCAGCGCGGCGTCGTCGAGGGCCATGGTGCCGGCCTGCGTGATCTGGCGTCGATCAATGCCTTTGCCGGCGCTGGCCTTGCCTCCGATCACGAAGGCTGGTTTCTCGACGAGATCTGGGAAAAGCTGACGCATGGCCTGTTCATCGAGCTTCGGCCGCATTCCCTGCCTGAGGTCATCCAGGGGCTGATCGACAAGGGCCTGTCCGACTGGTCGCAGATCGCCTTTGTCACCGATGATCGCAGCGCCAGCGATACGCTGAAGATGGGTGCTACGGATCATAATGTCCGCCTTGCGATCGAGAATGGGCTGGCGCCGGAGATCGCCATTCAATGCGTGACGATCAATCCCGCCCGCCATATGCGGCTGACCCCCTGGGTCGGCTCGATTGCGCCCGGCCGCTTCGCCGATATCGTGCTGCTGGATGACGTGAAAGCGCTGTCGATCGCCAAGGTCTGGGCTGACGGCCGGCCGGCATCGGAGGACAAGACCTTCATCGGCATTCGCCCCGAGATCGACTGGCCGGCGTGGGCGACGCAGACGGTTCGCATCGATCGCGTCGTCCGCGCGGAAGATTTTCGCATCGCCGCCCCGTCGGATGCCGCCACGGCCAAGGCGGCGTTGTTGCGTCCCTTCCATTGGGCCGATGATTTCATCACCATGAATCTGCCTGTTCGCGATGGTGCAGTCCAGCGCGATCATGATCGCAACGTCACGAAATTCGCGATCGTCGATCGCTTTTCGGGCGAGGCCAAGGTCGCCCGCATGTTCTGGCTCGGCACCGGGCCGCGCACGCCGGATACCGCCCTCGGCGCTACGCTCGGGCATGACAAGCACAATATCTGGGTCGTCGGTTCCTCCGACGAAGCGATGGCCATGGTCGCCAATGCCCTGAAGGAGCAGCAGGGCGGCTGGGTGCTGGTCTCGGGCGGCAAGGTCGTCGCCCGTGTCCGTTATGAAGTCGGCGGCCTGATGACGGCGCGCTCGGCCGAAGAGCTGGATACGCAGATGCAGGCGCTGTATAAGGCTGGCGCCGAGATCGACTGGATGTATGAACCGACCTTCTCGCCGCGCTGGTGGCCGGGCTTTCCCGAACGGCTTTCCTTCGCGACGCTCACCTGCGCGCCCTGGCGCTGGGTTCTGGTCGCTCCCTCCGAAAGAGCGCCGGAAGGTTTCGTCAATGTCGCGACCGGTGAAACCCATCCGGTCGTCTGGTAG
- a CDS encoding TIM barrel protein yields MNEALGLAAKHGIDAIEIRALGGTVDLVAYFTERFGSPSGLAKVLEASAVSVCAFNTSLRLVGATMQAKEEFLRYLPWAEAAGVRSLRVFDGGETGDKDELAEALATLQWWRETAEREGFHAAMVIETHDFLALPDAIPRFLEIAPDCALIWDTHHTWRKGGQDPVETWKQVRRNTQHLHIKDSVSRPGPRLPYSYVLPGTGEFPMATLRSALDADGYAGIMSLEWERLWHQDLPPLDLALQAARQNGWWSTRQMVNNC; encoded by the coding sequence TTGAACGAAGCCCTCGGATTGGCCGCGAAGCATGGCATCGACGCCATTGAAATCCGCGCCCTTGGCGGCACTGTCGATCTGGTTGCCTATTTCACCGAAAGGTTCGGTTCTCCGTCCGGCCTGGCCAAAGTGCTGGAAGCTTCTGCCGTAAGCGTCTGCGCTTTCAATACTTCGCTGCGTCTTGTCGGCGCGACTATGCAGGCAAAGGAAGAGTTCCTGCGCTATCTTCCATGGGCAGAGGCCGCCGGCGTTCGTTCGCTCAGGGTTTTCGACGGCGGTGAAACCGGCGACAAGGACGAGCTGGCCGAGGCGCTGGCGACGCTGCAATGGTGGCGTGAAACTGCAGAACGGGAAGGCTTTCATGCCGCTATGGTCATCGAGACACATGATTTCCTTGCGTTGCCGGACGCTATTCCGCGCTTCCTTGAAATAGCGCCCGATTGCGCGCTTATCTGGGATACGCATCACACTTGGCGCAAGGGCGGGCAAGATCCCGTCGAAACCTGGAAACAGGTTCGGCGCAACACGCAACATCTCCACATCAAGGACAGCGTTTCCAGGCCGGGGCCGAGACTGCCCTATAGTTATGTACTGCCCGGTACCGGCGAGTTCCCGATGGCGACACTGCGTTCAGCGCTCGATGCCGATGGTTATGCCGGCATCATGAGTCTGGAGTGGGAAAGATTGTGGCATCAGGATCTACCGCCTCTGGATCTGGCTCTGCAGGCGGCGCGGCAAAATGGCTGGTGGTCCACGCGGCAAATGGTGAATAATTGTTGA
- a CDS encoding EAL domain-containing protein, with translation MNGSASREEEGHGALILKAIAEGGLGFAAQWIHDAGNVGKVFYAESLARVTDSDGTVHTAGTFVSLLERQDRWFDLDLRILDMVLSDLAADKALVLGFNLSATSLSHSDRFADVFGRISRRPELASRLIIEVTESYPVVGASIERMKMIRDLGCRIAIDDFGSGFATPASLLQVPADIIKIDAAFVWDNRRGRDGSDSLSHLVGFAACFAPFVVVEGIETSSQLDVAREAGATHVQGFLLSKPVSLAQLRRYKRKAVLRGVE, from the coding sequence ATGAACGGTAGTGCAAGCCGCGAGGAGGAGGGGCATGGAGCCCTCATCTTGAAGGCGATCGCCGAGGGTGGCCTGGGTTTTGCGGCGCAATGGATTCATGATGCCGGAAATGTCGGCAAGGTGTTCTACGCGGAAAGCCTGGCGCGCGTAACGGACTCGGACGGCACCGTGCACACGGCCGGCACCTTCGTCTCACTCCTCGAGCGGCAGGATCGCTGGTTCGATCTCGATCTGCGTATTCTGGATATGGTGCTGTCCGATCTGGCCGCGGACAAGGCGTTGGTTCTCGGCTTCAACCTTTCCGCCACCAGCCTGTCGCACTCCGATCGGTTTGCCGATGTGTTCGGTCGAATTAGCCGCCGCCCGGAGCTTGCTTCGCGCCTCATCATCGAGGTCACCGAAAGCTATCCCGTAGTTGGCGCATCCATCGAGCGCATGAAGATGATCCGTGATCTCGGCTGTCGTATCGCCATTGATGATTTCGGGTCGGGTTTTGCCACGCCGGCATCGCTGTTGCAGGTGCCAGCCGATATCATCAAGATCGATGCAGCCTTCGTGTGGGACAACAGGCGAGGCCGCGACGGGAGCGACAGCCTTTCTCATCTTGTCGGCTTTGCCGCCTGCTTTGCTCCCTTTGTCGTCGTCGAGGGTATCGAAACCAGCTCTCAGCTCGATGTGGCGCGGGAAGCCGGCGCAACGCATGTGCAGGGCTTCCTGCTGTCGAAGCCGGTTTCCCTGGCGCAGCTCCGGCGCTACAAGCGGAAAGCCGTCTTGCGGGGGGTGGAATGA
- a CDS encoding helix-turn-helix domain-containing protein, translating into MMKQPAFASAYQISAARAASELKTKTLLCAFVSRLHIVFSGSGELSATFVGGADPHVLISDRAAEAIGRVTIDAETGLYVLCELGGHADDVVIVTASENRLIEEITLHLGDGRLLQGAVETAVSSLVGQTMEDVERKLILQTLHHCGGDPTHTAFMLDMPLVTLCNKLAVYFSDSAGELPQTAADTGYGAKSYRL; encoded by the coding sequence ATGATGAAGCAGCCGGCTTTTGCATCGGCCTATCAGATCTCGGCGGCCCGGGCGGCGAGCGAGCTGAAGACGAAGACATTGCTGTGTGCTTTTGTGAGCCGGCTTCACATCGTCTTCTCCGGGAGCGGCGAGCTGTCCGCCACATTCGTCGGCGGAGCTGACCCGCATGTTCTTATTTCCGATCGGGCGGCTGAGGCCATTGGCCGCGTCACCATAGATGCCGAGACCGGCCTCTATGTCCTGTGCGAGCTCGGCGGTCACGCCGATGACGTCGTCATCGTGACCGCGAGCGAAAATCGATTGATTGAGGAGATCACCCTTCATCTCGGCGATGGCCGTTTGCTGCAGGGAGCGGTCGAGACGGCCGTCAGCAGCCTTGTCGGCCAGACGATGGAGGATGTCGAGCGCAAGCTTATTCTCCAGACGCTGCATCATTGCGGCGGAGATCCCACTCACACGGCGTTCATGCTCGACATGCCGCTCGTCACTCTTTGCAACAAGCTGGCGGTCTATTTCTCGGACTCCGCCGGCGAACTGCCGCAGACCGCTGCGGATACGGGATACGGAGCGAAAAGCTACCGGCTGTGA
- a CDS encoding MucR family transcriptional regulator: MDSFSERKDPVPQKMPSLFDGCVKIVSAYVSHNAIPVHSLPRLIKDIHEALQALNGSASIVDRSNLVPAVDLKKSVTNDYIVCLEDGKRFKTLKRHLRVHYGMTPEEYRQKWGLAPNYPMVAQNYANRRSELAKISGLGANGNKREGVG, encoded by the coding sequence ATGGATTCTTTCAGCGAGAGAAAAGACCCCGTACCCCAGAAGATGCCCTCCTTGTTCGACGGCTGCGTGAAGATCGTTTCGGCCTATGTCAGCCACAATGCCATCCCTGTTCACAGCCTCCCCAGGCTTATCAAGGATATTCACGAGGCGCTGCAAGCATTGAATGGGTCGGCTTCGATCGTCGATCGAAGCAATCTGGTGCCGGCTGTGGATTTGAAGAAATCGGTGACAAACGACTACATCGTCTGCCTCGAAGACGGCAAACGCTTCAAGACGCTGAAGCGCCATTTGCGTGTGCATTATGGCATGACGCCCGAGGAGTACAGACAGAAATGGGGCCTTGCTCCCAACTATCCGATGGTTGCACAGAATTACGCCAACCGTCGTTCGGAGCTTGCCAAGATTTCCGGCCTCGGTGCGAATGGCAACAAAAGGGAAGGCGTCGGCTGA
- a CDS encoding inorganic phosphate transporter — protein MVDLASNTSEGGNANHPIHGAGSSAKWFLPIFGVIVLAGLAYVGYALGSDLAEAAAVPWILLGLALLIALGFEFVNGFHDTANAVATVIYTRSLPAEFAVIWSGFFNFLGVLTSSGAVAFGILALLPVELILQVGSGSGLAMVFALLTAAIIWNLGTWYLGLPASSSHTLVGSIIGVGLANQFLAPAGSATSGVDWSQASSVGMSLLLSPIIGFAMAAVLLLVSKVLIRNKELYEAPKGNAPPPAWIRGLLIFTCTGVSFAHGSNDGQKGMGLIMLILIGLVPTAFALNRTPDINYLEAYKTASAQVETVLGKYVKPGVATPADPKAAVSDAVKTKTWTDATTPALQAYIHATSAEISAYPSVEKLPNGLVGNVRNDIYLIGESLKLIDKQKLLPMSADDLKAVTNYHAAVDHATKFIPLWVKVAVALALGLGTMVGWKRIVVTVGEKIGKTHLTYGQGAAAEVVAMLTIGAADHLGLPVSTTHVLSSGVAGTMAANGSGLQWSTVRNMLMAWILTLPASIALAFVLFVVLRQVF, from the coding sequence ATGGTCGACCTCGCTTCAAACACTTCGGAGGGTGGCAATGCCAACCATCCAATTCACGGAGCCGGTAGTTCGGCAAAATGGTTTCTACCGATCTTCGGCGTCATTGTGCTGGCCGGTCTCGCCTATGTCGGCTACGCCCTCGGCAGCGACCTCGCCGAAGCCGCCGCTGTTCCGTGGATCCTGCTCGGCCTGGCACTCCTGATCGCGCTTGGCTTCGAATTCGTCAACGGTTTCCATGACACGGCCAATGCCGTGGCAACCGTCATCTATACGCGCTCGCTGCCAGCGGAATTCGCTGTCATCTGGTCGGGCTTCTTCAACTTCCTCGGTGTTCTCACGTCTTCGGGCGCCGTCGCTTTCGGCATTCTGGCACTGCTGCCGGTGGAGCTGATCCTGCAGGTCGGCTCCGGCTCCGGTCTTGCGATGGTCTTCGCCCTTTTGACGGCGGCCATCATCTGGAACCTCGGCACCTGGTATCTCGGCCTACCGGCCTCGAGTTCGCACACGCTCGTCGGCTCCATCATCGGTGTCGGTCTTGCCAATCAGTTCCTCGCCCCTGCCGGCTCCGCCACCAGCGGTGTCGACTGGTCGCAGGCAAGCAGCGTCGGCATGTCTCTGCTCCTGTCGCCGATCATCGGTTTCGCCATGGCCGCTGTGCTGCTGCTGGTTTCCAAGGTGCTGATCCGCAACAAGGAACTCTATGAAGCACCGAAGGGCAATGCGCCGCCGCCGGCCTGGATCCGCGGCCTGCTGATCTTCACCTGCACCGGCGTCAGCTTCGCCCACGGTTCGAACGATGGTCAGAAGGGCATGGGTCTGATCATGCTCATCCTCATCGGCCTCGTGCCGACGGCCTTCGCGCTCAACCGCACGCCTGACATCAACTATCTCGAAGCCTACAAGACCGCCTCGGCGCAGGTCGAAACGGTGCTCGGCAAATATGTGAAGCCGGGCGTTGCCACGCCGGCCGATCCGAAGGCTGCCGTCAGCGATGCCGTGAAGACCAAGACCTGGACCGACGCGACAACGCCGGCATTGCAGGCCTATATCCACGCCACCAGCGCCGAGATATCGGCCTATCCCAGCGTCGAGAAGTTGCCGAACGGGCTCGTCGGCAACGTTCGCAACGACATCTACCTGATCGGTGAATCGCTGAAGCTGATCGACAAGCAGAAGCTGCTGCCGATGAGCGCCGACGACCTGAAGGCCGTCACGAACTATCACGCCGCCGTCGATCACGCGACCAAGTTCATCCCGCTCTGGGTGAAGGTCGCCGTCGCATTGGCGCTCGGCCTCGGCACCATGGTCGGCTGGAAGCGCATCGTCGTCACAGTCGGCGAAAAGATCGGCAAAACGCATCTGACCTATGGCCAGGGTGCCGCCGCCGAAGTCGTCGCCATGCTGACGATCGGCGCTGCCGATCATCTCGGCCTGCCGGTCTCGACAACGCACGTCCTGTCCTCCGGCGTCGCCGGCACCATGGCGGCAAATGGTTCCGGCCTGCAATGGTCGACCGTGCGGAACATGCTGATGGCGTGGATACTGACGCTGCCGGCTTCGATCGCACTGGCCTTCGTGCTGTTCGTCGTGCTGCGTCAGGTCTTCTGA
- a CDS encoding CbtA family protein has protein sequence MVGRLLLRGMIVGALAGILVFAFAHIFGEPLVDWAIGFEEKAAQAAGEAPEPEIVSRATQAGIGLFTGSVIFSTAIGGLFALVFSFVYGRVSPLGARGTAALLAIAAFVTISLVPDIKYPANPPAVGNPETIGARTELFFIMVVASVAGMIVAVGFGRRLAARYGSWNGALIAGIGYLIFIALIQYLLPSINEVPEQFSAVVLWRFRVTSLGMHAILWTTLGLAFGAWAERQLPQTRYGSATLRRA, from the coding sequence ATGGTTGGACGTCTTTTGCTCCGCGGCATGATCGTCGGGGCCCTTGCCGGTATTCTCGTTTTTGCTTTCGCCCACATCTTCGGCGAACCGCTGGTCGACTGGGCCATCGGCTTTGAAGAAAAAGCCGCACAGGCGGCTGGCGAGGCGCCGGAGCCGGAAATCGTCAGCCGCGCCACACAGGCGGGCATCGGCCTCTTCACCGGCAGCGTGATCTTCTCGACCGCAATAGGCGGATTGTTCGCGCTGGTCTTTTCCTTCGTCTACGGTCGCGTCAGCCCTCTCGGCGCGCGCGGCACGGCAGCCCTGCTCGCCATCGCCGCTTTCGTGACGATTTCTCTCGTACCCGACATCAAGTATCCGGCGAACCCGCCGGCCGTCGGCAATCCGGAGACGATCGGTGCGAGAACGGAACTGTTCTTCATCATGGTCGTTGCCTCCGTCGCCGGCATGATCGTCGCCGTTGGCTTCGGTCGCCGGCTGGCGGCGCGATATGGTTCCTGGAACGGTGCGCTCATTGCCGGAATCGGCTACCTCATCTTCATCGCGCTGATCCAATATCTGCTTCCTTCGATCAACGAAGTGCCTGAGCAATTCTCCGCTGTCGTGCTCTGGCGCTTCCGCGTCACATCGCTCGGCATGCACGCCATCCTCTGGACGACGCTTGGCCTTGCCTTCGGAGCCTGGGCGGAACGCCAGCTGCCGCAGACACGCTACGGCAGTGCGACCCTGCGCCGGGCTTAG
- a CDS encoding CbtB domain-containing protein, which translates to MSDTTFAPTAIPQPIPLGQILPWAIFAGLLMLLAIYFVGAEEGATSLISGMYVHEFVHDARHLLGFPCH; encoded by the coding sequence ATGTCCGACACCACTTTCGCCCCAACCGCAATTCCGCAGCCGATTCCGCTCGGTCAAATCCTGCCCTGGGCCATTTTTGCCGGCCTGCTGATGCTGCTCGCGATCTATTTCGTCGGCGCTGAGGAAGGCGCGACCTCGCTCATCTCGGGCATGTATGTGCACGAGTTCGTGCATGATGCCCGTCATCTTCTCGGCTTCCCCTGCCACTAA
- a CDS encoding histidine phosphatase family protein, which translates to MKTRLSWICHGATQANRNGCFPDDEPLEVKAAQQAQSLSFGLGAIDRVWTSPALRARQTATVLGLDAIPDVGLRECDYGDWRGQSLAELHERDADSLALWMTDTSVAPHGGEALSSVMKRVGEWMGNHIEDTGHIVVITHASVIRAAVLQALQSPPAAFWAVDIEPFGIVEMTSDGRRWQLRFPKMTI; encoded by the coding sequence ATGAAAACGCGTTTGAGCTGGATTTGCCATGGGGCGACGCAAGCCAATCGAAACGGCTGCTTTCCAGATGATGAACCATTGGAGGTGAAGGCAGCGCAGCAGGCTCAATCACTGTCCTTCGGGCTCGGGGCGATCGATCGCGTCTGGACAAGCCCGGCCCTGCGCGCGCGCCAGACAGCCACGGTCCTGGGTCTCGACGCTATCCCGGATGTCGGTTTGCGGGAATGCGATTATGGCGACTGGCGAGGGCAATCCCTTGCCGAGTTGCATGAGAGGGACGCGGATTCTCTGGCGCTATGGATGACGGATACGTCGGTCGCGCCGCATGGCGGCGAAGCCCTCTCGTCGGTCATGAAGCGTGTCGGCGAATGGATGGGAAACCATATCGAGGATACTGGCCATATCGTCGTCATCACCCATGCGAGCGTCATTCGCGCCGCCGTTCTGCAGGCCCTGCAGTCGCCGCCTGCGGCATTCTGGGCGGTCGATATCGAGCCGTTCGGGATTGTTGAAATGACGAGCGACGGCCGGCGCTGGCAGCTTCGCTTCCCAAAGATGACGATCTAA
- a CDS encoding SURF1 family protein, whose product MTDISSTTSQSRPRSTLTLVIWVLLLLLLTALLIGLGTWQVKRLHWKLDLIARVDARVHAPAILAPGAARWADITAENSEYKHVQASGTFLNDRQAQVYASTALGAGYWVLTPLKLADGTIIIVNRGFVPTEKRNPSTRAEGEIAGETSVTGLLRINEPKGTLLRSNVPADERWYSRDVTAIAEARGLQNVAPYFIDADDTKNPGGLPVGGLTQITFHNSHLVYAITWYGLAAMTFGMAGYLVYSERRRTKAAR is encoded by the coding sequence ATGACCGACATTTCCTCGACTACATCGCAGAGCCGGCCGCGCTCGACGCTTACCCTTGTCATCTGGGTGTTGCTGCTTCTGCTTCTGACAGCCCTCCTCATCGGGCTCGGCACCTGGCAGGTGAAGCGGCTGCACTGGAAGCTGGATCTGATCGCCAGGGTCGATGCCCGCGTCCACGCACCAGCGATTCTGGCTCCCGGTGCCGCGCGGTGGGCCGATATCACGGCAGAAAACTCGGAATACAAGCATGTGCAGGCGAGCGGGACTTTCCTCAACGATAGGCAAGCGCAGGTCTATGCCTCGACCGCGCTCGGCGCGGGCTACTGGGTGCTGACGCCACTGAAGCTTGCAGACGGCACGATCATCATCGTCAATCGCGGCTTCGTGCCGACCGAAAAGCGCAATCCGTCGACGCGTGCCGAAGGCGAGATTGCTGGCGAAACCTCCGTGACCGGCCTGCTCAGGATCAACGAGCCCAAAGGCACGCTGCTGCGTTCGAACGTGCCGGCGGACGAGCGCTGGTATTCGCGCGACGTGACGGCGATTGCGGAAGCCCGCGGACTGCAGAACGTGGCGCCCTACTTCATCGATGCCGACGATACGAAAAATCCGGGCGGACTGCCGGTGGGAGGGCTGACACAGATCACCTTCCACAACAGCCATCTCGTCTATGCCATCACCTGGTATGGACTGGCCGCGATGACGTTCGGCATGGCTGGATATCTCGTCTACTCCGAACGGCGGCGGACCAAAGCGGCCCGCTGA
- the cyoD gene encoding cytochrome o ubiquinol oxidase subunit IV, protein MSSNANHSHHSGDAHGHDHHGGHEAAHGTFKSYMTGFVLSVILTAIPFWLVMAKVIPDPAVTGAIVMILGAIQIVVHMIYFLHMNTRSEGGWNMMALIFTIVIVIIALSGSLWVMHHLNANMMPMSPEMMRNMP, encoded by the coding sequence ATGAGCTCGAACGCAAACCATTCGCATCATTCCGGCGACGCCCACGGCCACGATCACCATGGCGGCCACGAGGCTGCACACGGCACCTTCAAGAGCTACATGACGGGGTTCGTCCTCTCCGTCATCCTGACCGCCATTCCCTTCTGGCTGGTCATGGCCAAGGTGATCCCCGATCCGGCCGTCACCGGGGCGATCGTCATGATCCTCGGTGCGATCCAGATCGTCGTGCACATGATCTACTTCCTGCACATGAACACCCGCTCGGAAGGCGGTTGGAACATGATGGCGCTGATCTTCACCATCGTGATCGTCATCATCGCGCTGTCCGGCTCGCTCTGGGTCATGCATCACCTCAACGCGAACATGATGCCCATGTCGCCGGAGATGATGCGCAACATGCCTTAA
- the cyoC gene encoding cytochrome o ubiquinol oxidase subunit III, producing the protein MTTQTAHAPKDGETPAFYMTEEHHPEGSTMLGFWIYIMSDCLIFAVLFATFAVLGHSYAAGPSPADLFELPLVALNTAMLLFSSITYGFAMLAMEKNNKSGTLMWLTITGIFGALFIFFELYEFYHLILDGAGPQRSAFLSAFFTLVGTHGLHVTTGIVWLITLMVQVGRYGLITENKRRLMCLSMFWHFLDVVWIGVFSLVYLMGVLG; encoded by the coding sequence ATGACCACCCAAACCGCACACGCTCCCAAGGATGGCGAAACGCCCGCCTTCTACATGACGGAAGAGCATCATCCGGAAGGCAGCACCATGCTGGGCTTCTGGATCTACATCATGAGCGACTGCCTGATCTTCGCAGTCCTCTTCGCGACCTTCGCCGTACTCGGCCATAGCTATGCGGCCGGCCCGTCGCCGGCCGACCTCTTCGAGCTGCCGCTCGTCGCCCTCAACACGGCGATGCTGCTCTTCTCCTCCATCACCTATGGCTTCGCCATGCTGGCGATGGAGAAGAACAACAAGTCGGGCACGCTGATGTGGCTGACGATCACCGGTATCTTCGGTGCTCTCTTCATCTTCTTCGAACTCTATGAGTTCTACCACCTGATCCTCGACGGCGCCGGTCCGCAGCGCAGCGCCTTCCTGTCCGCCTTCTTCACGCTGGTCGGCACGCACGGTCTGCACGTCACCACCGGTATCGTCTGGCTGATCACGCTGATGGTGCAGGTCGGCCGCTACGGCCTGATCACGGAAAACAAGCGCCGCCTGATGTGCCTTTCGATGTTCTGGCATTTCCTCGACGTCGTCTGGATCGGCGTGTTTTCCCTCGTCTACCTCATGGGAGTTCTCGGATGA